One stretch of Pomacea canaliculata isolate SZHN2017 linkage group LG1, ASM307304v1, whole genome shotgun sequence DNA includes these proteins:
- the LOC112561333 gene encoding FMRFamide receptor-like — protein sequence MDVTTYLAAMLNVSENQMMSYQEILYHTNENSLEDYWEYRVSNIIAATVTPVLTGLGIVGNCLSVTVLFCGKMPRSTTLTYMTALSMYDALAESINFIMFTWGVQDGRTLYSRFTCATLFFFFFLSVHSSVMVTVAMTTERYLMIKYPLKASYLFTIRRARMAVGTVTVVALFVNIHNCFTRGSSWNDALKTNVCSAVGEAGELFLHLIWPWVDASVYCYIPFFALLILNILIISNVNQSSELSLRLSMSHSRRLIENRQITLMLLFVTLAFLALVGPMGVILAVEQNLLATGSALVKARHSLVRVIFNCLTYTNHAVNFLLYCISGRRFRKEVLRLFCRVHPTPKLVYNIK from the coding sequence atggaTGTGACCACGTATCTGGCAGCTATGCTCAATGTCTCTGAAAATCAGATGATGTCCTATCAAGAAATCTTATATCACACAAATGAAAACTCTTTGGAGGATTACTGGGAATATAGAGTGTCCAACATAATAGCTGCCACAGTTACACCTGTGTTAACTGGACTGGGTATTGTCGGcaactgtctgtctgtgactgtgTTATTCTGCGGTAAAATGCCGCGTTCCACGACTTTGACCTACATGACTGCTCTGTCCATGTATGATGCTCTAGCAGAATCAATCAACTTCATCATGTTCACATGGGGAGTACAAGATGGCAGGACTCTGTATTCCAGATTCACTTGTGCAacgcttttcttctttttctttttgtctgttcaTTCAAGCGTGATGGTGACTGTGGCCATGACGACTGAAAGGTATCTGATGATAAAATATCCTCTCAAAGCAAGCTACCTGTTTACCATCAGGCGAGCCCGCATGGCCGTGGGGACAGTGACTGTTGTAGCGTTGTTTGTCAACATACACAACTGTTTTACCAGAGGCTCTTCGTGGAATGACGCCCTCAAGACAAATGTGTGTAGTGCAGTGGGGGAAGCGGGTGAACTATTTCTCCATTTGATCTGGCCATGGGTAGATGCAAGCGTATATTGTTATATCCCCTTTTTTGCTCTTCTTATTTTGAATATCCTTATTATAAGCAATGTTAATCAATCAAGCGAACTTTCTTTAAGGCTCAGTATGTCTCACAGTAGAAGATTAATAGAAAACCGCCAGATAACTCTCATGTTGTTGTTCGTGACTCTCGCTTTTCTTGCACTAGTTGGCCCAATGGGAGTTATTTTAGCAGTGGAACAAAATCTTCTGGCGACAGGCAGCGCTCTTGTGAAGGCCAGGCACAGCTTAGTTCGAGTTATATTTAACTGTTTGACCTACACTAACCACGCCGTTAATTTTCTGTTGTATTGCATCAGCGGAAGAAGATTCCGTAAAGAGGTACTGAGGCTATTTTGTCGAGTCCACCCTACTCCAAAACTAGTATACAACATAaagtaa